GCGGCTCTACCGCCAGATACACGCCCTTCCACCATTCCGGGAGCAGCCGGGCGTCCGAGATCACCGCGTACACGTCCCGGGGCGGGAAATTCGGAATCGTCCACTGCTCGACAAAGCGGTAGGCGTTGGACGGCATCGGTTTTGCGGACACTATCCTCCCCCTAACCTGCCGAGGAGAACCGGCGCAGCCGAGGGCCGCGCGGCGCCGTACGGCCCGTGCTCGACGGAGATGGCCACGGCCCGATACCGTACAAAGTCGGCCCCGACGGCGACGATGACCGGTGCCCCCGGGGCCGGACGAAACACGCCGGCGCTCTTCGGCGTCGTCCCGGCCACGAGCCAGAGCTGGTACACGAGGTCGGGCCCGGGATCCCGGAGGCCGGTGGCGATCAACGCGCCCCGGCCGCTTGCGGAATCGAACACGAACCGGACGCTGCCCGCCGCCGTGCCGCTGAGCGTCACGGTGTGCGACGCGGGGTTCGCCAGCAGCGCGAGCGCCTGAGCCTGGGCGTCCGCCCGAGTCGCAAGGGCGGTCAGCCGCAGCTGGAGCGACACGGCGACTCCGGCAAGTACGACGACGAGGGCCGCGGCCGCGGCTAACGCAAGTCCCCACGCGGGCCGGCCCCCGCCGCCCCGCCGGCGCGGACGCGCCGCGTCCAGAACCCGGCCGTGCAGGTGTGCCGGAGGCTCCTGCTCCGCGAACCCGGCCGCGAGCGAGGCGGTGACCTCCTCAAAGAGTGCCAGTTCGCGCCGGCATTCCTCACAGGTCGCGAGGTGCGCCTCGACGTCGCGCGCGTCCTCGGCGACGAGCGCGTGCAGCGCGTACCCCGCAATCGATTCCCGCAGTTCCTCGTGGGTCATCGGGCCGTCTCCCCCTGACGGGGGCAGGCCGGTGCCGCCGCGGGAAGGACCGTCCGCAGGCGCAGCAGACCGTCCCGCATGCGCGTTTTGATCGTGCCGAGGGGGACGCCCAGACGCTGCGCGATCTCCCGCTGAGTGTAGCCGCCGTAGTAGGCCAGCACGAGCGCCGCGCGCTGGTCGGCCGACA
This region of bacterium genomic DNA includes:
- a CDS encoding anti-sigma factor; the encoded protein is MTHEELRESIAGYALHALVAEDARDVEAHLATCEECRRELALFEEVTASLAAGFAEQEPPAHLHGRVLDAARPRRRGGGGRPAWGLALAAAAALVVVLAGVAVSLQLRLTALATRADAQAQALALLANPASHTVTLSGTAAGSVRFVFDSASGRGALIATGLRDPGPDLVYQLWLVAGTTPKSAGVFRPAPGAPVIVAVGADFVRYRAVAISVEHGPYGAARPSAAPVLLGRLGGG